One stretch of Campylobacter sp. CCS1377 DNA includes these proteins:
- a CDS encoding inositol monophosphatase family protein: MNLDYLLELALKASNEASKAILKEKENLKIWQKEDGSPISSADIISNEILSDALQTSDIAILSEECIPSIEERKNFQTFWLIDPLDGTSGFLKNSNEYCILIALIDKMRPVLALIQSPTTMDIYYAHCHTKVYKNSAVLQKNLEIFEQNKNTALLSIYHRKKCEQEFINKHYLKPLSISSGLKFCALLEGKAGVYKRNKGLSIWDIAAGDFLINKNEGIMCDFNGKMLTYNALNLQSQSFIALSQKEYLQEFIDGNF, from the coding sequence ATGAATTTAGATTATTTACTTGAACTTGCTTTAAAAGCAAGCAATGAAGCCTCTAAAGCCATTTTAAAAGAAAAAGAAAATTTAAAAATTTGGCAAAAAGAAGACGGAAGTCCTATCAGTTCAGCAGATATTATTTCTAATGAAATTTTAAGTGATGCACTTCAAACAAGCGATATTGCTATTTTATCTGAAGAGTGTATTCCAAGCATAGAAGAGCGCAAAAATTTTCAAACTTTTTGGCTCATTGATCCTCTTGATGGCACGAGTGGATTTTTAAAAAATTCTAACGAGTATTGTATTTTAATTGCTTTGATTGATAAAATGCGTCCGGTTTTAGCTTTAATTCAAAGTCCTACAACTATGGATATATACTACGCGCATTGTCATACTAAAGTGTATAAAAATAGCGCAGTTTTGCAAAAAAATCTTGAAATTTTCGAGCAAAATAAAAATACAGCCCTTTTAAGCATTTATCATCGTAAAAAATGTGAGCAAGAATTTATTAACAAACATTATCTTAAGCCTTTAAGTATTAGTTCGGGACTTAAATTTTGTGCTCTTTTGGAAGGCAAGGCTGGGGTTTATAAACGCAATAAGGGTCTTAGTATTTGGGATATAGCAGCGGGGGATTTTTTGATTAACAAAAATGAAGGCATTATGTGCGATTTTAATGGCAAAATGCTAACATACAATGCTTTAAATTTACAATCTCAATCTTTTATCGCACTTAGTCAAAAAGAATATTTGCAAGAATTTATTGATGGAAATTTTTGA